The following proteins come from a genomic window of Salinivibrio kushneri:
- a CDS encoding bacteriohemerythrin has protein sequence MLSPCLIVDDHEMIRDTIGLMAQALGIKSVITAADGAEAISKAYHEEPNLIITDLQMDPIDGLEMLRLMRSGRYHLRHDTPIIILTANASQAVISECIRYDVDAFMVKPVKKQDLENRVKQLSKQTKAKKPPKFYFEMYQSDPAKSTDFEHNGAIVFTEEEQQKIEGINEPQGPARSDLTQKEPSITPAQGESKDRKFIRWQEKYTVGHQSLDESNKQLLSIINDTYEAIAYHHEDETKTDFEALAQRFRDYIDSHFQLEEDILEARAYPKYKEHAAIHQRLARQAQYVLLQCQADPELYRSEFFKFLRYWWIHHVVREDTQYRDFLLQGP, from the coding sequence ATGCTATCTCCGTGCTTAATTGTTGACGATCATGAAATGATTCGTGACACCATTGGATTGATGGCGCAAGCGCTTGGTATTAAGTCGGTGATCACGGCAGCAGATGGTGCCGAGGCGATATCAAAGGCATACCATGAAGAGCCCAATCTGATCATTACCGACTTACAAATGGATCCCATTGACGGGTTGGAAATGTTACGCCTCATGCGGAGCGGCCGCTATCATTTGCGTCATGACACGCCCATCATCATTTTAACCGCTAACGCATCTCAGGCAGTGATCAGCGAGTGCATTCGCTATGACGTCGATGCTTTTATGGTTAAACCGGTGAAGAAGCAAGATCTAGAAAACCGTGTCAAACAGCTCTCTAAACAGACCAAAGCTAAAAAACCTCCCAAGTTTTACTTTGAGATGTATCAATCAGACCCTGCTAAATCAACGGATTTTGAGCACAATGGGGCCATCGTCTTTACCGAAGAAGAGCAGCAGAAAATAGAAGGCATCAACGAGCCGCAAGGCCCGGCGCGATCAGATCTGACACAAAAAGAACCATCTATAACGCCAGCCCAGGGAGAGTCGAAAGATCGGAAATTTATTCGGTGGCAAGAAAAGTATACAGTGGGTCATCAATCATTGGATGAGAGTAACAAGCAGCTGCTCTCTATTATCAACGATACGTATGAGGCCATTGCCTACCACCATGAAGACGAGACTAAGACGGATTTTGAGGCACTCGCGCAACGCTTTCGTGACTACATTGACTCACACTTTCAGCTAGAGGAAGATATCCTCGAAGCGCGCGCCTACCCCAAATACAAAGAGCATGCGGCAATTCATCAACGTCTGGCTCGGCAGGCGCAATATGTCTTGTTGCAATGCCAAGCCGATCCAGAGCTTTATCGCTCAGAGTTTTTTAAGTTTCTACGTTATTGGTGGATTCACCATGTGGTGCGTGAAGATACCCAATATCGTGATTTCTTACTACAGGGTCCCTAG
- the cspE gene encoding cold-shock protein — translation MSKANGSVKWFNEEKGFGFIQQENGPDVFVHFRAIVGEGFRTLAEGQQVEFDIEQGQKGPQAANVVRL, via the coding sequence ATGTCCAAAGCTAATGGTTCCGTTAAGTGGTTTAACGAAGAGAAAGGTTTCGGTTTTATCCAGCAAGAGAACGGTCCAGACGTATTCGTTCACTTCCGTGCTATCGTTGGTGAAGGCTTCCGCACACTAGCAGAAGGCCAACAGGTTGAGTTCGATATCGAGCAAGGTCAGAAAGGCCCTCAGGCTGCGAACGTCGTTCGCCTGTAA